The proteins below are encoded in one region of Ursus arctos isolate Adak ecotype North America unplaced genomic scaffold, UrsArc2.0 scaffold_24, whole genome shotgun sequence:
- the GRB7 gene encoding growth factor receptor-bound protein 7 → MELGLSPPHLSSSPEDLYLAPGTPPGTPPPPSAPLPGEVKRSQPLPIPTSRNLLREEELRATSLPSIPNPFPELCSPPSKTPILGGSSGARGLLPRDTSCPHVVKVYSEDGACRSVEVAAGATARYVCDMLVQRAHALSDENWGLVECHPHLALERGLEDHESVVEVQAAWPIGGDSRFVFRKNFAKYELFKSSPHSLFPEKMVSSCVDAQTGMSHEDLIQNFLNAGSFPEIQGFLQLRGSGRKLWKRFFCFLRRSGLYYSTKGTSKDPRHLQYVADVNESNVYVVTQGRKLYGMPTDFGFCIKPNKLRNGHKGLRVFCSEDEQSRSCWLAAFRLFKYGAQLYKNYQQAQSRHLRPSCVGSPPLRSVSDNTLVAMDFSGHAGRVIENPREALSAALEEAQAWRKNHRLSLPTPGSGTSLSAAIHRTQPWFHGRISREESQRLIGQQGLVDGLFLVRESQRNPQGFVLSLCHLQKVKHYLILPSEEEGRLYFSMDDGQTRFTDLLQLVEFHQLNRGILPCLLRHCCTRVAL, encoded by the exons ATGGAGCTCGGTCTGTCTCCGCCTCATCTCAGCAGCTCCCCAGAAGACCTGTACCTGGCCCCCGGGACCCCTCCTGGGACTCCcccgcctccctctgcccctctgcccggGGAGGTGAAGAGGTCCCAGCCTCTGCCCATTCCGACCAGCAG GAATCTTCTTCGAGAGGAGGAGCTGCGGGCAACCTCTCTACCCTCTATCCCCAACCCCTTCCCTGAGCTCTGCAGTCCTCCTTCAAAGACCCCCATTCTTGGGGGGTCCTCCGGTGCAAGGGGGCTGCTCCCTCGAGACACCAGCTGCCCCCAT GTGGTAAAAGTGTATAGTGAAGACGGGGCCTGCCGGTCCGTGGAGGTGGCGGCCGGCGCTACAGCCCGCTACGTGTGTGACATGCTGGTCCAgcgggctcacgccctgagcgatGAAAACTGGGGGCTGGTGGAGTGCCACCCCCATCTAGCGCTGG AGCGGGGCTTGGAGGACCATGAGTCCGTGGTGGAAGTGCAGGCTGCCTGGCCCATTGGTGGGGACAGCCGCTTTGTCTTCCGGAAGAACTTCGCCAAGTATGAACTGTTCAAGAGCTCTCCA cactCCCTGTTCCCAGAAAAGATGGTCTCCAGCTGTGTGGACGCACAGACAGGCATGTCCCACGAAGACCTCATCCAG AACTTTCTGAATGCGGGCAGCTTCCCAGAGATCCAGGGCTTTCTGCAGCTTCGGGGGTCAGGACGGAAGCTTTGGAAACGCTTCTTCTGCTTCCTGCGCCGGTCTGGCCTCTATTACTCTACCAAGGGCACCTCCAAG GATCCAAGGCACCTGCAGTACGTAGCAGACGTGAATGAGTCCAACGTGTATGTGGTGACCCAGGGCCGCAAGCTCTATGGGATGCCCACGGACTTCGGCTTCTGTATCAAG CCCAACAAGCTTCGAAACGGCCACAAGGGGCTTCGGGTCTTCTGCAGCGAGGACGAGCAGAGCCGCAGCTGCTGGTTAGCAGCTTTCCGCCTCTTCAAG TATGGGGCACAGCTGTATAAGAATTATCAGCAGGCACAGTCTCGCCACCTGCGTCCATCCTGTGTGGGTTCTCCCCCTTTG AGGAGTGTCTCTGATAACACCCTGGTGGCCATGGACTTCTCTGGCCATGCTGGGCGTGTCATCGAGAATCCCCGGGAAGCTCTGAGTGCAGCCCTGGAGGAGGCCCAGGCCTGGAGG AAGAACCACCGTCTCAGCCTGCCCACCCCAGGCTCGGGCACGAGCCTCAGTGCAG CCATCCACCGCACCCAGCCCTGGTTCCATGGACGCATTTCCCGAGAGGAGAGCCAGCGGCTCAtcgggcagcagggcctggtagACGG CCTGTTCCTGGTCCGAGAGAGTCAGCGGAACCCACAGGGCTTTGTCCTCTCTTTGTGCCACCTGCAGAAGGTCAAACATTATCTTATCCTCCCG AGCGAGGAGGAAGGCCGCCTGTACTTCAGCATGGACGACGGCCAGACTCGCTTCACGGACCTGCTGCAGCTCGTGGAGTTCCACCAGCTGAACCGCGGCATCCTGCCCTGCTTGCTGCGTCACTGCTGCACGCGCGTGGCCCTCTGA